From the genome of Papaver somniferum cultivar HN1 chromosome 2, ASM357369v1, whole genome shotgun sequence, one region includes:
- the LOC113346684 gene encoding SUMO-conjugating enzyme SCE1 translates to MSAGIARGRLAEERKAWRKNHPHGFVAKPETAADGSVNLMVWQCTIPGKAGTDWEGGYFPLALHFSEDYPSKPPKCKFPPNFFHPNVYPSGTVCLSILNEDSGWRPAITVKQILVGIQDLLDQPNAADPAQTDGYHLFIQEPVEYKKRVKQQAKLYPQIV, encoded by the exons ATGTCTGCTGGAATAGCTCGTGGTCGTCTTGCTGAAGAACGTAAAGCATGGAGAAAGAATCATCCCCAT GGTTTTGTTGCTAAACCTGAAACTGCTGCAGATGGTTCTGTTAATTTAATGGTGTGGCAGTGCACTATCCCTGGTAAAGCCGGT ACTGATTGGGAAGGTGGTTATTTTCCACTTGCACTTCACTTCAGCGAAGATTATCCTAGCAAACCTCCCAAGTGCAAATTCCCTCCAAACTTTTTTCACCCTAACGTCTATCCTTCAGGAACTGTGTGCCTGTCTATTCTCAACGAGGACAGT GGTTGGAGACCAGCCATTACAGTGAAGCAAATTCTTGTGGGCATACAAGATTTGCTGGACCAACCCAACGCTGCTGATCCTGCTCAAACAGATGGATACCATCTTTTCATCCAG GAGCCGGTGGAGTACAAGAAAAGGGTAAAGCAACAGGCCAAGCTATATCCTCAGATAGTCTGA